Genomic DNA from Candidatus Sulfurimonas marisnigri:
CAGAAAGGTAAATATCTGCATATAAAAGGGCAATTATTCCACCAATAAATCCAAAAGGTACATTAATTAAAATAAGCATAGCTTTTGAGAAAGAATTAAAAGCCGTGTATAAAAGTAGAATGATTAAAAATATTGTAATAGGGATTAAAATCATCAACTTTTTGGTTGCTTCTTTCATATTTTTAAAGTCCCCAGCCCAACCTATGTAATAACCATTTGGAATAACAACTTGCTCTTTAATAATTTGATTAGCTTCCTCCACGAAAGAAGCTACATCTCGACCTTCCACTTCCATAGAAAGTACCATATATCGACTAAGGTTTTCTCGTTTAATGAAAGAAGAACCATGACTTACAGAAATGTCACAAATCTGTTCTAAACTAACTAACACACCATTATTTGCACGTATAGTTAAAGCTTTAACTGACTCTATATCTTCTTTCGCACCTTTAATCTTAGGTACTATTCCAAAACGACGAATACCTTCTATTTTTTCAGAAACTGCTTCCTCACCAATTCCATTACGAATAACACTCATTACTTCATCAACGTTAATTCCATAACGAGCAAGTGCTAAATAATTTGGCTCAATTTTAATTTGTGCTTGACCAAGTTGAACTTCAACTTCCATCTCTTCTAAACCATCAACACCTTTGAGTTTAGCTTGAATAGATTTAGCGATAGAGTCTAACACTTTTTGGTCATCGCCATATATTTTAACTGCCAATTCTGCTTTTACACCTTCAAGCAATTCCTCAATTCTCATAGCGATAGGTTGAGTAGGAATAAACTGAACATATTCAAAAGTATGTTTTAAATCTTTATTCATCTTTTGGGTTAAATCTTCAAGGTTTTCTATATTATCTTTAAGTGTTAAAAGAACTTCCATATAGTTTGCTTGAGCCGTTTCTCCCTTTTCACTTCTTCCTATCATTGAAAGAACAGATGTTACTTCATTTGGGTAGTTTTTTAATATATGTTTTTCTATTTCACTTGCTGTTTGAGTTGATTGTGCTAAACCAGTTCCAGGTATAGATATAACCCTATACATAATAGACTCTTCATTTAGCTCAGGCATAAACTCACGACCTTGCTGACTTAAAATATAAGCTAAACCAACAAAGATTACAGATACAGCTATTAAAAAAAATTTTGCATGTCCAAGAGCCAACATCAATAATGGAGTATAAGCTTTTTTTACACCTCTCATCAATGAATTCTCTTTGGACTTTGATGGCTTAAGTAGTAAATACGTTAATACTGGAACTAATGTAAGTGCTACAAATAAAGAACCTAGCATTACAAAAACAATGTTTAATGCCATTGGACTATAAAGTTTCCCCGCTAGTCCATCAAGAGATAAGAGAGGTATAAAAACAGCCGCTATTATCAAAACTGCAAAGGTAACGGGAGTTGCTACTTCCTTGGCTGAATCCGCTATAACTTGCAATCTAGGTGCATTTGGTTCATCATGGAGCTTTCTAAAACTATTTTCAACAACAACAATGGTTCCATCAACAATCATTCCGACGGCAATTGCAAGACCACTAAGACTCATAAGATTTGCACTTACATTGTAATAATCCATCAATAAAAATGCAACTAATAAAGATAGTGGTAAAGATATAATTACGATAAAAGCGGAACGTAATTCAAACAAAAATAAAAATAACACTATTGCAACCAAAACCATACCTGACAAAAGAGCAGATGTCATCGTATTAACAGCTTTATGTGTTATCTCTGTTCTATCATAAATAGTCTCAACAGTAACACCTTTTGGAAGTGCTGCGTTTACTGTATCAATTTTTTCTTTGATTAGCTCTACAACTTGAGCAGCATTTGTGGCAGTTCTTTGAAGAACCATTCCCATTACTGCTTCACTTCCATCTATGCTTACCGCTCCAAACCTTGGAGCTGAACCCGATTCAACTGTAGCAACATCTTGTATAGTGACAGAATGTCCTGCTTCAAATTTAATAACAGTATTGCGAATATCATCAAGAGTATTATAAAGTCCTGCACCACGAATTAAATACTGTTCACGATTGAACTCTAAGTATTGACCACCCGCTGCTTGATTACTCCTTTGTAAAGCACTTACAACATCTCCGTACGTTACACCAATATCTTGTAGCTTTTTAGTATTAATGAGAACATTATATTGCTTCTCATGTCCACCCCAGCCAACAACTTCTTCAACACCACTTACACTTTTAAACAGTGGAGTTACAATATAGTCCTGCATCTCTCTAATTTCACGAAGTGAGTATTTATCAGTAGTGTCTTTTATCTCATACCAAAATACTTGACCAAGTCCAGTAGTATTTGGTCCTAATACTGGTTTTCCCCAACCCTCAGGAATGTCAACTCCACTTAGTCTTTCACTTACAAGTTGACGTAAAAAGTATATATCCATATCATCTTCAAAAAATACGGATACGTATGATAAACCAAAAAACGAGTTTGACATAATCATCTTGACGCCTGCCATACCTGATAAAGCAGACTCTATTGGATAGGTAAGTAGTTTTTCTATATCTTCAGCAGAATTTCCAGGACTCTCTGTATAAACTACAACTTGTTTAGGTGTAATGTCTGGAAAAGCGTCTATCGGTATTTCCTGATAAGCCTTAAAGCCAAAAGCAGTAATTGCTAAAAAAATCGTTATCACTAATAGTTTGTATTTTAGTGATATGTCAATAAGTATATTCAACATAATTAATTACCTAATGCCCATGTTCGCCAAGTGATGATTTTAACATCATCGACTTCACATAATAGCTTTTATCACTCACATATTCTTCATCAAGTTCTATTCCTTGAACCCCTGCATATTCATCATCTTGTGTGATAATTTCAACAACACGAGCTTCGTATGGTAATGAAGGTTCATCTTCATCGTCATCATGTTTTTCTTCTTCATGTTCTTCATGGTCATCATGTTTTTCTTCTCCATGTTCTTCATGGTCATCATGTTTTTCTTTTTCTGTTGGCATAAAAACAACCCATTCATTGTTGAAAAATGACAGCGCTGATTTCTTAACAGCTACATGTTTTTCTGTTGGTTTAAAATAAAGAGTTGAAGATACAAATGTATTTACAAACAAATCATCTGCTTTTTCATCAACACTTGATAGAATAACTATCCTCTGTGTTTTAACATCCAACTCTGGTAGTATTTGAGTTACATGAGTAACGATTTTTCTACCATTATAATCTACACTGAGTTTTTGACCATTCTTTATAACACTTGCATACTTTAAAGGTAAGTAAGATTGAACATAAAAAGCTTGGTCTTTAATAATAGTAATTAGAGCCTCATCTTCCCTAATTACAGTATGTAAAGGTTGTAATAAACTAGATACTTTCCCAGAACTATGAGCATAAAGAATGAAGTTTCCCGTTGCTTTCTTGAGATTTTTCGTTTGGATACCTAAGGTCTGCAATTGTGAACGAAGTGCGGCTATTTTTGAATCCATAGAATTTTTTTCTATTCCTAAATTATTTAATGCCTGAGTAGAAAGCATACCTTTATCGTATAGCTTTTTACTAGCGTCATAATTTTCATTTAAAGATATTATTTGTTTCTTTAAAGAGATAAAGTCAGCTGTCATTTTAGAGACTAATATTGACTCAATTAAGGCAATTTTCTGCCCACTTTTTACACTTTGACCAGCTTCAACAAAGTATTTTTCCAAATGTCCACTGACTAGTGATGTAACTGATTGCTTAGCGTTTGATAACTGAATGATTTGAGAATTCAATTCAATTGATTTTCCAAATGAACGAAGTTCAGCATGTTCCGTGGGTATATCTACACTAAATAAAGATGTTACATATAGTAGTACTAAAAGAGATATTCTATTCATTGTAAGTTCCTTGATAAAAATTTGTATATATAGCATTTTGATTTAATGCTGTATAGATTTGTATAAGAGCTCTTTTTGTTTGAATAACTTTATGTTTAATGTCTTGGAGTTGTAGTAGATTTATATTTGAAATCTTATATCCATCTTCATACATTTTTAAAAGTTTTAGTTGAGTTTTCAATATTTTTTCATTATTTACATTTAACTCAACTAGTGCTTTTCTTTCTTTTTTAAGTCTAATAAAGTCCATATTTAAACGAGCGTTCTCATTCTTCATTAAAAGCTCTATACGTGAA
This window encodes:
- a CDS encoding efflux RND transporter permease subunit translates to MLNILIDISLKYKLLVITIFLAITAFGFKAYQEIPIDAFPDITPKQVVVYTESPGNSAEDIEKLLTYPIESALSGMAGVKMIMSNSFFGLSYVSVFFEDDMDIYFLRQLVSERLSGVDIPEGWGKPVLGPNTTGLGQVFWYEIKDTTDKYSLREIREMQDYIVTPLFKSVSGVEEVVGWGGHEKQYNVLINTKKLQDIGVTYGDVVSALQRSNQAAGGQYLEFNREQYLIRGAGLYNTLDDIRNTVIKFEAGHSVTIQDVATVESGSAPRFGAVSIDGSEAVMGMVLQRTATNAAQVVELIKEKIDTVNAALPKGVTVETIYDRTEITHKAVNTMTSALLSGMVLVAIVLFLFLFELRSAFIVIISLPLSLLVAFLLMDYYNVSANLMSLSGLAIAVGMIVDGTIVVVENSFRKLHDEPNAPRLQVIADSAKEVATPVTFAVLIIAAVFIPLLSLDGLAGKLYSPMALNIVFVMLGSLFVALTLVPVLTYLLLKPSKSKENSLMRGVKKAYTPLLMLALGHAKFFLIAVSVIFVGLAYILSQQGREFMPELNEESIMYRVISIPGTGLAQSTQTASEIEKHILKNYPNEVTSVLSMIGRSEKGETAQANYMEVLLTLKDNIENLEDLTQKMNKDLKHTFEYVQFIPTQPIAMRIEELLEGVKAELAVKIYGDDQKVLDSIAKSIQAKLKGVDGLEEMEVEVQLGQAQIKIEPNYLALARYGINVDEVMSVIRNGIGEEAVSEKIEGIRRFGIVPKIKGAKEDIESVKALTIRANNGVLVSLEQICDISVSHGSSFIKRENLSRYMVLSMEVEGRDVASFVEEANQIIKEQVVIPNGYYIGWAGDFKNMKEATKKLMILIPITIFLIILLLYTAFNSFSKAMLILINVPFGFIGGIIALLYADIYLSVSAIIGFLAIFAIAILNGIVLVSFIDELRTKFLHVDLKTILKDATLLRLRPVLMTAFTTLFGILPLLYATGVGSEIQYPLSVVITGGIISSTLLTLLILPSTYLLFYNKEHTTISAKDKKDLR
- a CDS encoding efflux RND transporter periplasmic adaptor subunit, with the translated sequence MNRISLLVLLYVTSLFSVDIPTEHAELRSFGKSIELNSQIIQLSNAKQSVTSLVSGHLEKYFVEAGQSVKSGQKIALIESILVSKMTADFISLKKQIISLNENYDASKKLYDKGMLSTQALNNLGIEKNSMDSKIAALRSQLQTLGIQTKNLKKATGNFILYAHSSGKVSSLLQPLHTVIREDEALITIIKDQAFYVQSYLPLKYASVIKNGQKLSVDYNGRKIVTHVTQILPELDVKTQRIVILSSVDEKADDLFVNTFVSSTLYFKPTEKHVAVKKSALSFFNNEWVVFMPTEKEKHDDHEEHGEEKHDDHEEHEEEKHDDDEDEPSLPYEARVVEIITQDDEYAGVQGIELDEEYVSDKSYYVKSMMLKSSLGEHGH